In the genome of Spea bombifrons isolate aSpeBom1 chromosome 11, aSpeBom1.2.pri, whole genome shotgun sequence, one region contains:
- the LOC128469052 gene encoding histone H3, translating into MARTKQTARKSTGGKAPRKQLATKAARKSAPATGGVKKPHRYRPGTVALREIRRYQKSTELLIRKLPFQRLVREIAQDFKTDLRFQSSAVMALQEASEAYLVGLFEDTNLCAIHAKRVTIMPKDIQLARRIRGERA; encoded by the coding sequence ATGGCTCGCACCAAGCAGACAGCCCGTAAGTCCACCGGAGGAAAAGCTCCCCGGAAGCAGTTGGCGACCAAAGCTGCGAGGAAAAGCGCTCCAGCGACGGGTGGTGTGAAAAAGCCACATCGCTACCGCCCGGGCACCGTAGCTCTTAGGGAAATCCGCCGTTACCAGAAGTCCACGGAGTTGCTTATCAGAAAGCTGCCTTTCCAGCGGCTGGTCCGTGAGATTGCTCAAGACTTCAAGACCGATCTACGTTTCCAGAGTTCTGCTGTTATGGCTCTCCAGGAAGCCAGCGAGGCTTACCTCGTAGGGCTCTTCGAAGACACCAATTTGTGCGCTATTCACGCTAAGCGGGTTACTATTATGCCAAAAGACATTCAGCTGGCTCGTAGGATCAGAGGTGAACGTGCCTAA
- the LOC128469000 gene encoding histone H4 — MSGRGKGGKGLGKGGAKRHRKVLRDNIQGITKPAIRRLARRGGVKRISGLIYEETRGVLKVFLENVIRDAVTYTEHAKRKTVTAMDVVYALKRQGRTLYGFGG, encoded by the coding sequence ATGTCTGGCCGTGGCAAAGGAGGTAAGGGACTCGGGAAAGGTGGCGCAAAGAGGCACAGGAAGGTGCTTCGGGATAACATCCAGGGGATCACCAAGCCTGCTATCCGCCGTTTGGCTCGCAGAGGAGGTGTAAAGCGTATCTCTGGGCTGATCTATGAGGAGACCCGTGGTGTGCTCAAAGTGTTTTTGGAGAACGTGATTCGTGACGCAGTCACTTATACTGAGCATGCCAAGAGGAAAACCGTTACCGCTATGGACGTGGTGTATGCCTTGAAACGCCAAGGCCGTACTCTGTACGGTTTCGGAGGTTAA